TAGAAACTCTTAATATTTAGATTATCTTCTATTTAGAATGTACCTAAATAGGAGGTGTATGGATTTCCAATGGTAGTATCAGCTTATTTGCTGGTACGCATAGAAGGAAAACTAGAGCAGTTGCAACAAAGTATCCATGAATTACTCGAACAATTGAAAAATGGTGATATAAGGATTCGTTGCGTTATATGAATAATGCAACGAATCTTTATATATAAGTGGTATGATTATTAAATCAAAAATATAGCTTGCAAATTTTTACTGAAAATACATTTGTATATGTAACTTAGTGCGATAATATGTTATAATAAAAAACACATAAAATCGTTATATTATATAATAATTTATGTGTTTTTTGATTTTAAATAAAAGGGTGTTTTGTGTGCAAAAAAACTTTCCCACATTACGAAAATTGATTTTGCTGGTTGGGGATATAAGTGCCACTGTAGTTGCAACGTATTTAGCTGTTAATGTTGTTTTCATCTTTATGCCTGAACAAGCGAATATGAAAATATATTATGATATGATGCCGATTAATGTGATATTAATGGGAATGTTATTTAATGTATATGGATTGTTTTCGTTAAAGAAAAAACGCTATGGCGAGATTTTTTTAGGCATATTGATATCAGTATTTTATAGCTTAGTTATTATGATGGCGATTAGCTTTTTTTTACGTGAATTTGCGTATTCAAGAAGTGTACTACTTCTCACTGCGATAGGACAACTATTCCTCTTGAATTTTTGGCAATATAGTATGTGGCGGATAGAAATGATGTTATCCGCGCCGCAAAGGGCTTTAATTATTGGGAGCCAAGAGGAAGCGGTACGTGTTTTAGCTAGGCTCAGCATATCGCCGCAATTGAAATATGAGGTTAGCTATGTATCGACAGATAGTGATAGTGATGAATGGAAAGATGTTATCTATACCATAGATCTCATTATTATTTGTTCTGATTTGCCATTAAAAAAGAAAGAAAATATCGTGAATTTTTGTCAGCAACTAGATAAACAGGTACTGTTAATGCCATCTGTATATGAATTGTTCTGTAGTGGTTTGGAGATAGATAAAATAGATGATATTCCATTTTTTCAGCCTAAATATTTAAAGCTAACGCTAGAAAAAAGATCGTTAAAAAGAATCGTTGATTTAATCATATCT
This genomic interval from Selenobaculum gibii contains the following:
- a CDS encoding YvrJ family protein → MYGFPMVVSAYLLVRIEGKLEQLQQSIHELLEQLKNGDIRIRCVI
- a CDS encoding sugar transferase, whose amino-acid sequence is MQKNFPTLRKLILLVGDISATVVATYLAVNVVFIFMPEQANMKIYYDMMPINVILMGMLFNVYGLFSLKKKRYGEIFLGILISVFYSLVIMMAISFFLREFAYSRSVLLLTAIGQLFLLNFWQYSMWRIEMMLSAPQRALIIGSQEEAVRVLARLSISPQLKYEVSYVSTDSDSDEWKDVIYTIDLIIICSDLPLKKKENIVNFCQQLDKQVLLMPSVYELFCSGLEIDKIDDIPFFQPKYLKLTLEKRSLKRIVDLIISSLAIILLSPIMVLIAITIKLDSKGPILYSQVRTGRYENEFKVYKFRSMKQDAERNSGPVMAQEQDARITKVGKFIRATRLDELPQLFNVLMGDMSIVGPRPERPFFVKQFKKEITEYLYRHNVKPGITGMAQVYGKYNTTVYDKLIYDLMYIQKCDLFMDFVIMIQTVRVLLMKSSTEGVSESKGKHGVRNNLKKYRIKEDLNKG